The Arachis ipaensis cultivar K30076 chromosome B07, Araip1.1, whole genome shotgun sequence genome includes a window with the following:
- the LOC107608849 gene encoding probable leucine-rich repeat receptor-like protein kinase IMK3, which translates to MDTTRENNNNNQVIYQLGMRNVAHWHHLKWLLFLILLLPLKPVLCDDHWDGVVVTQSNFLALQAFKQELIDPKGFLKSWNDSGYGACSGGWAGIKCAQGQVIVIQLPWKGLKGHITQKISQLQGLRKLSLHDNQIGGSIPSSLGLLPNLRGVQLFNNKLTGSVPPSLGSCPLLQSLDLSNNLLTGQIPYTLGNLTKLYWLNLSFNSFNGSIPSSLTSLPSLTFLSLQHNNLSGSIPNSWGGKNGFFKLQNLILDHNFLSGTIPSLGSLVELREVSLGNNNFSGEIPFEIGKLSRLKTLDFSNNAFNGSLPATISNLSSLTLLNVENNHFTSQIPEALGRLHNLSVLVLSRNQFVGHIPHSIGNISTLTRLDLSLNNISGEIPDSFANLASLNSFNVSYNNLSGPVPTLLANKFNSSSFVGNIQLCGYSPSNPCPSQAPSQGVIVPTPESSKQHHHKKLGIKDIILIVAGVLLVVLVTICCILLVCLIRKRSTSDAEQDRAATRATTTRTGKGISPPAGAGDVETGGENGGKLVHFDGPLAFTADDLLCATAEIMGKSTYGTVYKATLEDGSQAAVKRLREKITKSQREFESEVAVLGRIRHPNLLALRAYYMGPKGEKLLVFDYMPNGSLASFLHARGPETVIDWPTRMRIAQGMARGLFHLHSRENIIHGNLTSSNVLLDESTNAKIADYGLSRLMTAAANSNVIATAGALGYRAPELSKLKKANTKTDVYSLGVILLELLTGKPPGEAMNGVDLPQWVASIVKEEWTNEVFDVELMRDASTNGDELLNTLKLALHCVDPTPSARPEAQQVLQQLEEIRQEVVSASSGDDGGIPSTSE; encoded by the exons ATGGACACTACTAgagagaacaacaacaacaatcaa GTTATTTATCAACTTGGGATGAGAAATGTAGCACATTGGCACCATCTAAAGTGGTTGTTATTCCTGATTCTGCTGCTGCCATTGAAGCCAGTTTTGTGTGATGACCATTGGGATGGAGTGGTTGTCACACAATCAAACTTCTTAGCCCTTCAAGCATTCAAGCAAGAACTCATTGACCCAAAAGGCTTCTTGAAAAGCTGGAATGACAGTGGCTATGGAGCTTGTTCAGGTGGTTGGGCTGGAATCAAGTGTGCTCAAGGACAAGTCATTGTGATCCAGCTTCCATGGAAGGGTTTGAAGGGACACATCACTCAGAAAATTTCCCAACTTCAAGGCCTCAGAAAACTAAGTCTTCATGACAACCAAATTGGTGGTTCAATCCCTTCATCATTGGGGCTTCTTCCCAATCTAAGAGGTGTTCAACTCTTCAACAACAAGCTAACTGGTTCTGTTCCTCCTTCATTAGGTTCTTGTCCTTTGCTTCAATCTTTAGACCTCAGCAACAATTTACTCACTGGTCAAATCCCTTATACTCTTGGCAATTTAACCAAGCTTTATTGGCTCAACTTGAGCTTCAATTCCTTCAATGGTTCAATACCATCTAGCTTAACTAGTTTACCTTCTTTGACTTTCCTTTCTCTTCAACATAATAATCTCTCAGGTTCAATTCCTAACTCATGGGGTGGTAAAAATGGTTTCTTTAAGCTCCAGAATTTGATCTTAGATCACAACTTCTTGAGTGGAACCATTCCTTCTTTGGGAAGCCTAGTTGAACTCAGAGAGGTTTCTCTTGGTAATAACAATTTTAGTGGAGAAATACCATTTGAAATTGGAAAACTTTCTAGGCTCAAGACATTAGATTTTTCTAACAATGCATTCAATGGAAGCTTGCCTGCTACTATATCAAATTTATCCTCACTCACTCTGTTGAATGTAGAGAACAACCACTTTACTAGTCAAATCCCAGAAGCTTTAGGAAGATTACACAATCTTTCTGTTCTGGTGTTGAGTAGAAACCAATTTGTTGGCCACATTCCTCATAGTATTGGAAATATTTCAACACTTACGCGACTTGATTTGTCGCTGAATAACATCAGTGGCGAAATTCCAGATTCCTTTGCGAATCTAGCTAGTCTTAATTCCTTCAATGTTTCTTACAACAATCTATCTGGTCCTGTTCCCACATTACTTGCCAACAAATTTAACTCAAGCTCATTTGTGGGAAATATTCAATTATGTGGCTATAGCCCTTCAAATCCATGTCCTTCACAAGCTCCTTCACAAGGAGTCATAGTCCCAACTCCTGAATCATCTAAACAACATCATCATAAGAAACTAGGCATCAAAGACATAATTCTTATAGTGGCAGGGGTGCTCCTTGTAGTCCTGGTAACAATTTGCTGCATCCTGCTAGTCTGCCTTATCAGAAAAAGATCAACATCGGATGCGGAACAAGACCGGGCTGCAACGAGAGCTACCACAACAAGGACAGGGAAGGGAATCTCTCCTCCAGCTGGAGCCGGTGATGTCGAAACTGGTGGTGAGAATGGAGGGAAACTAGTCCATTTCGATGGACCATTGGCTTTTACGGCCGATGACCTCTTGTGTGCAACAGCAGAGATAATGGGAAAAAGCACCTATGGAACTGTCTACAAGGCTACATTGGAGGATGGAAGCCAAGCTGCAGTTAAGAGATTGAGGGAAAAGATCACAAAAAGTCAGAGAGAATTTGAGTCTGAAGTTGCTGTGTTAGGGAGAATTAGACATCCAAATCTTTTGGCCCTAAGAGCTTATTACATGGGACCCAAAGGAGAAAAGCTTCTTGTGTTTGATTACATGCCTAATGGAAGTCTTGCTTCCTTCTTACATG CCAGAGGACCAGAAACAGTGATTGATTGGCCAACAAGGATGAGAATAGCGCAGGGCATGGCACGCGGCTTGTTCCACCTTCACTCTCGTGAGAACATCATACATGGGAACCTCACCTCCAGCAATGTGTTGCTTGATGAGAGCACAAATGCCAAGATAGCTGACTATGGTCTTTCCAGGTTGATGACAGCTGCGGCTAACTCCAATGTGATTGCAACGGCCGGAGCATTGGGGTACCGGGCGCCGGAGCTTTCAAAGCTGAAGAAAGCCAACACGAAAACCGATGTATACAGCCTTGGCGTTATCTTGTTAGAACTCCTAACGGGTAAGCCACCGGGTGAGGCTATGAATGGTGTGGATTTGCCACAATGGGTTGCCTCTATTGTGAAGGAGGAGTGGACTAATGAGGTGTTTGATGTTGAGTTGATGAGGGATGCATCAACAAATGGGGATGAGTTGCTCAACACTTTGAAGCTTGCTTTGCACTGTGTTGATCCTACTCCGTCGGCGCGGCCAGAAGCACAGCAAGTGCTCCAGCAGCTGGAAGAGATTAGGCAAGAGGTAGTATCAGCCAGTTCTGGTGATGATGGAGGCATCCCTTCAACTAGCGAATGA
- the LOC107606673 gene encoding sorting nexin 2A, which produces TLQPPSTAPNSFLDPPSYAEAIFTSFDSSSSSSSNGTNHSHHHNRNTLTDELPSRSGSGSVSDYLYIFVSDPQKEQETSASLVPGAATTFYTYLITTRTDLPEFGSSTSEFAVRRRFRDVVTLSDRLAESYRGYFVPVRPDKSTVESQVMQKQEFVEQRRAALEKYLRKLAAHPVIRRSEELRLFLEAKGRLPLQKSTDVASRMLDGAVKLPKQLFGSEVATAGELSEVVQPAKGGRDLLRIFKELKQSVTNDWGGSKPLVVEEDKEFLERKEKLVEFEQQLSGVSQQAESLVKHQQDMGETMGELGLAFVKLTKFETEEARFDSQRTRASDMRNVATAAVKASRLYRELNTQTIKHLDKLHEYLGTMLAVNNAFADRASALLTVQMLSSELASLNSRIEKLEVASSKIFGGDKSRMRKIEELKEAIRVTENAKTCADREYERIKENNRSELERINKERHDDFLSMLRGFVVNQAGYAEKMAAVWEKLAEETTAYSKEAAEL; this is translated from the exons ACCCTCCAACCCCCTTCAACCGCCCCCAACTCCTTCCTCGACCCTCCCTCCTATGCTGAAGCCATCTTCACTTCATTcgattcttcttcttcctcctcctccaacGGCACCAACCACAGTCACCACCACAACCGTAACACTTTAACCGATGAACTCCCCTCCCGATCCGGATCCGGATCTGTTTCCGATTATCTCTACATCTTCGTCTCTGACCCTCAGAAGGAGCAGGAAACCTCTGCCTCCCTCGTCCCCGGCGCCGCCACCACCTTCTACACTTACCTCATCACCACCCGTACTGACCTCCCTGAATTCGGCAGCTCCACATCCGAGTTCGCCGTCCGCCGCCGCTTCCGTGACGTCGTTACTCTTTCCGATCGCCTCGCCGAGTCTTACCGCGGTTACTTTGTACCTGTCCGGCCCGACAAGAGCACAGTTGAGAGCCAG GTGATGCAGAAGCAGGAGTTTGTGGAGCAGAGGAGGGCGGCCCTGGAGAAGTACCTAAGGAAACTGGCTGCACACCCGGTAATCCGGCGGAGTGAGGAGCTGAGGCTGTTCTTGGAGGCAAAGGGAAGGCTGCCGCTGCAGAAGAGCACCGATGTGGCGTCACGGATGCTTGACGGGGCAGTGAAATTGCCAAAGCAGCTGTTTGGGAGTGAAGTTGCTACTGCAGGAGAATTGAGCGAGGTGGTGCAGCCTGCAAAGGGTGGGAGGGACTTGCTTAGGATTTTTAAGGAGCTGAAACAGTCTGTTACGAATGATTGGGGTGGGAGCAAGCCTTTGGTTGTGGAGGAGGATAAGGAGTTCTTGGAAAGGAAGGAAAAATTGGTAGAGTTTGAGCAACAACTTAGCGGTGTTTCTCAGCAG GCTGAGTCTCTTGTGAAGCATCAGCAGGACATGGGCGAGACAATGGGTGAACTAGGGTTGGCTTTTGTAAAACTTACCAAATTTGAGACAGAAGAAGCTAGATTTGATTCACAGAGAACACGGGCATCTGACATGAGGAACGTGGCAACTGCAGCTGTTAAAGCAAGCAGGTTATATAGAGAGCTTAACACACAAACAATTAAACATTTG GATAAACTACATGAATACCTTGGGACAATGCTGGCAGTCAACAATGCATTTGCTGACCGGGCAAGTGCATTGTTGACTGTTCAAATGCTCTCATCAGAACTAGCTTCTTTAAATTCAAGGATTGAGAAGCTTGAAGTTGCTTCATCAAAAATATTTGGAGGTGACAAATCTAGGATGCGAAAAATTGAAGAGTTGAAAGAAGCCATTAGAGTTACTGAGAATGCCAAAACATGTGCAGATAGAGAGTATGAACGAATAAAG GAAAATAATAGGAGCGAGCTTGAAAGAATCAACAAAGAGAGGCATGATGACTTTTTAAGCATGCTGCGAGGATTTGTCGTTAATCAA GCTGGCTATGCGGAGAAGATGGCGGCTGTGTGGGAGAAGCTTGCAGAAGAGACTACTGCATACTCCAAAGAAGCAGCTGAATTGTAG
- the LOC107606672 gene encoding uncharacterized protein LOC107606672, with product MVQKMPSSVVQIETQPLYNGNEEAQGVKILHRVFWSFNPCIRAFKHCKPLVQVDGTHLYEKYKGTLLVVVAQDGNQNIVPIAFALMEGETVDAWHFFLRNLRTYVVRKDGVGMISDRHESIRVAVNRSGGDWQTPRAWWMFCIRHIGSNFLRAFKVPHLQKLVVNIGYSRTVEEYNINSKRLEERGDAYARWCDAIGLRHWVLAFDEGHRWGHMTTNLVECINSVLKGARNLPVLALFRATYYRLNELFMRKSAETHEPSVLDLRTPYLRNSG from the coding sequence ATGGTGCAGAAGATGCCTAGTTCAGTTGTCCAAATAGAAACACAACCACTGTACAACGGAAATGAGGAGGCACAAGGTGTAAAAATACTTCATCGTGTATTTTGGAGTTTCAATCCATGCATTAGGGcattcaagcattgcaagcccCTGGTTCAGGTTGACGGCACACACCTATACGAAAAATACAAAGGTACACTTCTAGTCGTTGTTGCACAAGATGGGAACCAGAACATTGTGCCTATTGCCTTTGCCTTGATGGAAGGGGAGACAGTTGATGCGTGGCACTTCTTTCTCAGGAATCTGCGAACGTATGTTGTTAGAAAAGACGGTGTGGGTATGATCTCAGACCGGCATGAGTCAATACGGGTAGCAGTTAATCGTTCCGGTGGTGACTGGCAAACTCCAAGAGCATGGTGGATGTTTTGTATAAGACACATCGGCAGTAACTTCTTAAGGGCATTCAAAGTCCCTCACTTGCAGAAGCTTGTTGTCAACATAGGGTATTCAAGAACAGTGGAGGAGTACAATATCAACTCTAAGAGGTTGGAAGAGCGAGGCGATGCATATGCCAGGTGGTGCGATGCCATCGGACTCAGACATTGGGTATTGGCATTCGACGAGGGACATCGATGGGGCCATATGACAACGAACCTTGTCGAGTGCATTAACTCAGTGTTGAAGGGTGCCCGTAATCTACCTGTGTTGGCGCTGTTTCGAGCAACATATTATAGGTTAAATGAACTCTTTATGCGGAAGAGTGCCGAGACTCACGAACCAAGCGTGCTGGATTTACGTACTCCGTATTTGCGCAACAGCGGATAG